The following coding sequences lie in one Apium graveolens cultivar Ventura chromosome 3, ASM990537v1, whole genome shotgun sequence genomic window:
- the LOC141712192 gene encoding uncharacterized protein LOC141712192 isoform X1, protein MDGISIRRNSLLLSRLKSLLSLKRFRHSFVGTGAQDKSSVNRSKGSHLNPDSKLGKMDTSQRTQLDSRKLGLYSSMISEASWLVLKSLQARGFKAYLVGGCVRDLLLNRKPKDYDIITTANLKQVKKQFYRSYPSQIVGRRFPICIVHLKNTVIEVSSFETAVEGTIEKEKFLAAQKPPTCQKSDLVLWRDSMSRDFTVNSLFFNPFEHKIYDYANGLGDIKSLKLRTLIPAHISFTEDSARILRAVRIAARLCLSFSKEIESAISDLSFSVLSISQSRIMMELNYMLSYGAAQPSISLLQRVGLLEILLPFHAAYLTKQGRKYGENSTMLMKLLYNLDRLSSCEQPSDSGVWVGLFVFHMALVDKPQHPLVVFSLASLLYYGNWKAAVHFARLQIEVPISFEPELLEATAFISDRELAERVIQLAILIQESVHILTNADSLHEMMENFPGSACSGLVFVPKNMRSFIAKVFGGIDGLIKRNTQGRTSFDINYDMLQKCDVKESRFVIGKIVMETICCVVDHEVMAQSEEDHVEKELVEKQLSCACESLPANNMTSNDDVFTRVKREMQQKKEEQQLATKKQKVDKTEDDRDVAKL, encoded by the exons ATGGACGGGATTTCAATCCGACGAAATTCATTATTGCTTTCGCGCCTTAAATCTCTTCTCTCTTTAAAG AGATTTAGACATAGTTTTGTGGGAACTGGAGCTCAAGATAAATCTAGTGTTAATAGAAGTAAAGGCTCGCATTTGAATCCTGACTCTAAATTAG GTAAAATGGATACGTCACAACGCACGCAGTTGGATTCCAGAAAATTGGGTTTATATTCATCAATGATATCTGAGGCCTCGTGGCTTGTTCTTAAGTCTCTCCAAGCACGAG GGTTCAAAGCGTACTTGGTTGGTGGTTGTGTAAGGGATTTACTACTAAACAGAAAACCAAAAGATTACGATATTATAACAACGGCCAACCTTAAACAG GTCAAGAAGCAATTTTATCGTTCTTATCCTTCACAAATTGTTGGACGGCGATTTCCTATATGTATAGTACACTTAAAAAACACAGTTATTGAG GTATCTAGTTTTGAAACTGCAGTGGAAGGCACTATTGAGAAAGAAAAGTTTCTTGCTGCTCAAAAGCCCCCCACATGCCAAAAATCAGACCTTGTACTTTGGAGGGACAGTATGAGCCGCGATTTTACAGTTAACAG CTTATTTTTCAACCCTTTTGAACataaaatttatgattatgcaAATGGACTGGGGGATATAAAGTCCTTAAAG CTACGAACTTTAATTCCTGCACATATATCTTTCACAGAGGATAGTG CTAGAATCTTGAGGGCTGTGAGAATAGCAGCTCGTCTTTGCTTGTCTTTTTCAAAGGAAATTGAGTCTGCGATATCTGATCTCTCTTTCTCAGTGCTAAGCATATCCCAG TCCAGGATAATGATGGAATTAAATTATATGTTGTCTTATGGAGCTGCTCAGCCTTCTATATCTTTACTTCAAAGAGTCGGCCTGCTTGAAATTCTGCTACCATTCCAT GCGGCATATCTTACTAAGCAAGGAAGAAAATATGGTGAAAATTCAACAATGTTGATG aaattattatataatttagATCGCCTGTCATCTTGTGAACAACCTTCTGATTCTGGTGTGTG GGTTGGACTTTTTGTCTTTCATATGGCATTGGTAGACAAGCCTCAGCATCCCCTAGTGGTTTTTTCTCTAGCTTCTCTTCTGTATTATGGAAATTGGAAGGCAGCAGTTCATTTTGCAAGACTGCAGATTGAAGTCCCTATTAGTTTTGAGCCTGAACTTCTGGAAGCAACAGCCTTTATATCAGATCGTGAACTTGCTGAAAGAGTTATCCAGCTGGCTATTTTAATACAAGAATCTGTACATATTTTGACTAATGCAGACAGTTTGCATGAAATGATGGAAAATTTTCCAGGCTCCGCTTGCTCTGGTTTG GTTTTTGTACCAAAAAATATGAGGAGCTTCATTGCTAAGGTTTTTGGTGGGATTGACGGACTTATAAAACGCAATACTCAAGGACGGACGAGTTTCGATATTAATTATGACATGCTTCAAAAATGTGATGTAAAAGAATCAAGGTTTGTAATTGGAAAAATCGTTATGGAAACTATCTGCTGTGTGGTAGATCATGAAGTCATGGCTCAAAGTGAAGAAGACCATGTTGAGAAGGAACTAGTAGAGAAACAACTGTCTTGTGCTTGTGAGTCACTACCAGCAAACAACATGACGTCTAATGATGACGTGTTCACAAGGGTAAAACGAGAAATGCAACAAAAAAAGGAAGAGCAACAACTGGCAACTAAAAAGCAGAAGGTAGACAAAACTGAGGACGATAGAGATGTTGCAAAATTATAA
- the LOC141712193 gene encoding cysteine-rich receptor-like protein kinase 3 has product MYFSVSSILLLSLSFFGRQSFSYHSNTSLVCSKKTVLDQSRRQVFLTDYLLAMVSLTESVSMQSYGGSENGTVFAFADCRRDLSRNDCILCVEHCKVELHSCLFIQSLFLGGRVYNSLDGCFLRYDDYRFFGEISDDEVFCGGDEFVGNKSLFRESVGELVRSLAVKGAKTDRFSVGNVNEGDFRVFALVQCWRFLGKIDCEKCLEGLVGKVGSCLPKNEGSVLNSGCYLKYSTYKFYGDSRITGTSTKSKGEGARHFTIVLALTSACIAILMLTSTLSFFLRKRMEKQRREKEQYDYLATVTDSKLIFSYETLEKATKYFHDSNKLGEGGSGHVYKGRLPDGRTVAIKRILFDTKQWAEHLFNEVNLISGINHKNHVKLLGYSVTGPESLLVYEYMPNQSLHDYFFGKKNVEALKWDVRYKILLGTAEGLTYLHEDSKIRIIHRDIKLSNILLDEEFTPKIADFGLARLFPRDKTHLSSAIAGTLGYMAPEYVFSGKLTEKADVYSFGVLVIEVVCGRRNNAFSENTTSLLEMVWNSYKKGTVHEEIDPVLKASFEEDAARVLKIGLLCAQASAELRPTMSKVVKMLMNDQQLPRPTQPPFLSSTYVQRIPLK; this is encoded by the exons ATGTATTTTTCAGTTTCATCTATCTTGTTATTGTCATTATCATTTTTTGGTAGGCAATCATTTTCATACCATTCAAATACGAGTCTAGTATGCAGTAAGAAAACAGTTCTTGATCAGTCTAGGCGCCAAGTTTTCTTGACAGACTACTTGTTAGCTATGGTCTCACTGACTGAATCAGTATCCATGCAAAGTTATGGGGGTTCTGAAAATGGCACCGTTTTCGCGTTCGCAGATTGCAGGAGAGATTTGTCGAGAAATGACTGCATTCTTTGTGTTGAACACTGTAAAGTAGAGTTGCATAGCTGCCTTTTCATTCAGAGTTTGTTTCTTGGTGGTAGGGTTTATAATAGCTTAGATGGATGCTTCTTAAGGTATGATGATTATCGATTTTTTGGGGAGATTTCGGATGATGAGGTATTTTGTGGAGGGGATGAGTTCGTTGGAAATAAGAGTTTGTTTAGAGAAAGTGTTGGTGAATTAGTGAGGAGTTTGGCTGTTAAAGGGGCTAAAACTGATAGGTTTTCTGTAGGGAATGTTAACGAGGGTGATTTTAGGGTTTTTGCATTGGTTCAATGTTGGAGATTTCTGGGTAAAATTGATTGTGAAAAGTGTTTGGAGGGTTTGGTAGGAAAAGTTGGTTCTTGTCTGCCAAAAAATGAGGGAAGTGTTTTGAATTCTGGATGTTATTTGAAGTATTCTACTTACAAATTCTATGGAGATTCAAGGATCACTGGTACATCAACAAAAAGCAAAG GAGAGGGAGCCAGACATTTTACAATTGTTCTGGCTTTAACTTCAGCTTGTATAGCTATTTTGATGCTTACATCAACGCTTTCTTTCTTTTTGCGGAAGCGCATGGAAAAACAAAGAAGAG AGAAAGAGCAGTATGATTATTTGGCCACTGTTACAGACTCCAAACTCATTTTCTCGTATGAAACCCTTGAAAAGGCGACTAAATACTTTCATGATTCCAATAAGCTTGGGGAAGGGGGATCAGGCCATGTGTATAAG GGAAGATTACCGGATGGGAGGACAGTAGCTATAAAGAGGATATTATTTGATACTAAGCAATGGGCAGAACACTTGTTCAATGAAGTAAATTTGATAAGTGGAATCAATCATAAGAATCATGTAAAGCTTTTGGGTTACAGCGTTACTGGACCAGAAAGTCTGCTCGTTTATGAGTACATGCCCAACCAAAGCCTTCACGATTACTTCTTTG GGAAGAAGAATGTGGAAGCATTAAAATGGGACGTCAGATACAAAATATTATTAGGAACAGCAGAGGGATTGACGTATCTGCATGAAGATTCAAAGATAAGAATCATACACAGAGATATAAAGTTGAGCAATATTCTCCTCGATGAAGAATTTACTCCCAAAATTGCAGATTTTGGGCTAGCTAGATTGTTTCCTCGTGACAAAACTCATCTCTCCTCTGCCATTGCAGGGACACT TGGTTATATGGCTCCAGAGTATGTTTTTAGTGGCAAATTGACAGAGAAAGCAGATGTTTATAGTTTTGGAGTCCTCGTTATTGAAGTAGTGTGTGGACGGAGAAATAATGCCTTTTCTGAGAACACAACTTCGCTCCTTGAAATG GTTTGGAACTCTTACAAAAAAGGTACAGTGCATGAAGAAATTGATCCAGTGCTGAAGGCTAGTTTTGAAGAAGATGCAGCAAGAGTGCTGAAGATTGGTCTACTATGTGCTCAAGCATCTGCGGAACTGCGTCCAACAATGTCTAAAGTTGTGAAAATGCTTATGAATGATCAACAACTACCTCGGCCAACACAACCACCGTTTCTCAGTTCTACTTATGTTCAAAGAATTCCACTAAAATAA
- the LOC141712192 gene encoding uncharacterized protein LOC141712192 isoform X2, with the protein MLGKMDTSQRTQLDSRKLGLYSSMISEASWLVLKSLQARGFKAYLVGGCVRDLLLNRKPKDYDIITTANLKQVKKQFYRSYPSQIVGRRFPICIVHLKNTVIEVSSFETAVEGTIEKEKFLAAQKPPTCQKSDLVLWRDSMSRDFTVNSLFFNPFEHKIYDYANGLGDIKSLKLRTLIPAHISFTEDSARILRAVRIAARLCLSFSKEIESAISDLSFSVLSISQSRIMMELNYMLSYGAAQPSISLLQRVGLLEILLPFHAAYLTKQGRKYGENSTMLMKLLYNLDRLSSCEQPSDSGVWVGLFVFHMALVDKPQHPLVVFSLASLLYYGNWKAAVHFARLQIEVPISFEPELLEATAFISDRELAERVIQLAILIQESVHILTNADSLHEMMENFPGSACSGLVFVPKNMRSFIAKVFGGIDGLIKRNTQGRTSFDINYDMLQKCDVKESRFVIGKIVMETICCVVDHEVMAQSEEDHVEKELVEKQLSCACESLPANNMTSNDDVFTRVKREMQQKKEEQQLATKKQKVDKTEDDRDVAKL; encoded by the exons ATGTTAG GTAAAATGGATACGTCACAACGCACGCAGTTGGATTCCAGAAAATTGGGTTTATATTCATCAATGATATCTGAGGCCTCGTGGCTTGTTCTTAAGTCTCTCCAAGCACGAG GGTTCAAAGCGTACTTGGTTGGTGGTTGTGTAAGGGATTTACTACTAAACAGAAAACCAAAAGATTACGATATTATAACAACGGCCAACCTTAAACAG GTCAAGAAGCAATTTTATCGTTCTTATCCTTCACAAATTGTTGGACGGCGATTTCCTATATGTATAGTACACTTAAAAAACACAGTTATTGAG GTATCTAGTTTTGAAACTGCAGTGGAAGGCACTATTGAGAAAGAAAAGTTTCTTGCTGCTCAAAAGCCCCCCACATGCCAAAAATCAGACCTTGTACTTTGGAGGGACAGTATGAGCCGCGATTTTACAGTTAACAG CTTATTTTTCAACCCTTTTGAACataaaatttatgattatgcaAATGGACTGGGGGATATAAAGTCCTTAAAG CTACGAACTTTAATTCCTGCACATATATCTTTCACAGAGGATAGTG CTAGAATCTTGAGGGCTGTGAGAATAGCAGCTCGTCTTTGCTTGTCTTTTTCAAAGGAAATTGAGTCTGCGATATCTGATCTCTCTTTCTCAGTGCTAAGCATATCCCAG TCCAGGATAATGATGGAATTAAATTATATGTTGTCTTATGGAGCTGCTCAGCCTTCTATATCTTTACTTCAAAGAGTCGGCCTGCTTGAAATTCTGCTACCATTCCAT GCGGCATATCTTACTAAGCAAGGAAGAAAATATGGTGAAAATTCAACAATGTTGATG aaattattatataatttagATCGCCTGTCATCTTGTGAACAACCTTCTGATTCTGGTGTGTG GGTTGGACTTTTTGTCTTTCATATGGCATTGGTAGACAAGCCTCAGCATCCCCTAGTGGTTTTTTCTCTAGCTTCTCTTCTGTATTATGGAAATTGGAAGGCAGCAGTTCATTTTGCAAGACTGCAGATTGAAGTCCCTATTAGTTTTGAGCCTGAACTTCTGGAAGCAACAGCCTTTATATCAGATCGTGAACTTGCTGAAAGAGTTATCCAGCTGGCTATTTTAATACAAGAATCTGTACATATTTTGACTAATGCAGACAGTTTGCATGAAATGATGGAAAATTTTCCAGGCTCCGCTTGCTCTGGTTTG GTTTTTGTACCAAAAAATATGAGGAGCTTCATTGCTAAGGTTTTTGGTGGGATTGACGGACTTATAAAACGCAATACTCAAGGACGGACGAGTTTCGATATTAATTATGACATGCTTCAAAAATGTGATGTAAAAGAATCAAGGTTTGTAATTGGAAAAATCGTTATGGAAACTATCTGCTGTGTGGTAGATCATGAAGTCATGGCTCAAAGTGAAGAAGACCATGTTGAGAAGGAACTAGTAGAGAAACAACTGTCTTGTGCTTGTGAGTCACTACCAGCAAACAACATGACGTCTAATGATGACGTGTTCACAAGGGTAAAACGAGAAATGCAACAAAAAAAGGAAGAGCAACAACTGGCAACTAAAAAGCAGAAGGTAGACAAAACTGAGGACGATAGAGATGTTGCAAAATTATAA
- the LOC141712192 gene encoding uncharacterized protein LOC141712192 isoform X3 — MDGISIRRNSLLLSRLKSLLSLKRFRHSFVGTGAQDKSSVNRSKGSHLNPDSKLGKMDTSQRTQLDSRKLGLYSSMISEASWLVLKSLQARGFKAYLVGGCVRDLLLNRKPKDYDIITTANLKQVKKQFYRSYPSQIVGRRFPICIVHLKNTVIEVSSFETAVEGTIEKEKFLAAQKPPTCQKSDLVLWRDSMSRDFTVNSLFFNPFEHKIYDYANGLGDIKSLKLRTLIPAHISFTEDSARILRAVRIAARLCLSFSKEIESAISDLSFSVLSISQSRIMMELNYMLSYGAAQPSISLLQRVGLLEILLPFHAAYLTKQGRKYGENSTMLMKLLYNLDRLSSCEQPSDSGVWVGLFVFHMALVDKPQHPLVVFSLASLLYYGNWKAAVHFARLQIEVPISFEPELLEATAFISDRELAERVIQLAILIQESVHILTNADSLHEMMENFPGSACSGLVGFCTKKYEELHC; from the exons ATGGACGGGATTTCAATCCGACGAAATTCATTATTGCTTTCGCGCCTTAAATCTCTTCTCTCTTTAAAG AGATTTAGACATAGTTTTGTGGGAACTGGAGCTCAAGATAAATCTAGTGTTAATAGAAGTAAAGGCTCGCATTTGAATCCTGACTCTAAATTAG GTAAAATGGATACGTCACAACGCACGCAGTTGGATTCCAGAAAATTGGGTTTATATTCATCAATGATATCTGAGGCCTCGTGGCTTGTTCTTAAGTCTCTCCAAGCACGAG GGTTCAAAGCGTACTTGGTTGGTGGTTGTGTAAGGGATTTACTACTAAACAGAAAACCAAAAGATTACGATATTATAACAACGGCCAACCTTAAACAG GTCAAGAAGCAATTTTATCGTTCTTATCCTTCACAAATTGTTGGACGGCGATTTCCTATATGTATAGTACACTTAAAAAACACAGTTATTGAG GTATCTAGTTTTGAAACTGCAGTGGAAGGCACTATTGAGAAAGAAAAGTTTCTTGCTGCTCAAAAGCCCCCCACATGCCAAAAATCAGACCTTGTACTTTGGAGGGACAGTATGAGCCGCGATTTTACAGTTAACAG CTTATTTTTCAACCCTTTTGAACataaaatttatgattatgcaAATGGACTGGGGGATATAAAGTCCTTAAAG CTACGAACTTTAATTCCTGCACATATATCTTTCACAGAGGATAGTG CTAGAATCTTGAGGGCTGTGAGAATAGCAGCTCGTCTTTGCTTGTCTTTTTCAAAGGAAATTGAGTCTGCGATATCTGATCTCTCTTTCTCAGTGCTAAGCATATCCCAG TCCAGGATAATGATGGAATTAAATTATATGTTGTCTTATGGAGCTGCTCAGCCTTCTATATCTTTACTTCAAAGAGTCGGCCTGCTTGAAATTCTGCTACCATTCCAT GCGGCATATCTTACTAAGCAAGGAAGAAAATATGGTGAAAATTCAACAATGTTGATG aaattattatataatttagATCGCCTGTCATCTTGTGAACAACCTTCTGATTCTGGTGTGTG GGTTGGACTTTTTGTCTTTCATATGGCATTGGTAGACAAGCCTCAGCATCCCCTAGTGGTTTTTTCTCTAGCTTCTCTTCTGTATTATGGAAATTGGAAGGCAGCAGTTCATTTTGCAAGACTGCAGATTGAAGTCCCTATTAGTTTTGAGCCTGAACTTCTGGAAGCAACAGCCTTTATATCAGATCGTGAACTTGCTGAAAGAGTTATCCAGCTGGCTATTTTAATACAAGAATCTGTACATATTTTGACTAATGCAGACAGTTTGCATGAAATGATGGAAAATTTTCCAGGCTCCGCTTGCTCTGGTTTGGTAG GTTTTTGTACCAAAAAATATGAGGAGCTTCATTGCTAA